The Bdellovibrio bacteriovorus W nucleotide sequence GAGTCGCGCAGATCTTTTGGATTATATAGGCGCTGGTATTGACGTGGTGGTGCGAACCTCACAAGCAGGATTGAATGTTGAGGATATCACAGCGCTTGCGCAGTTGAACTCGGGCAGGGTGACAATCTTGCCTTGAAAAAAAATACAAGAAGAGAATAAAAAAGGCAGCCCTTGATGAAGCTGCCTTTTTTAATTTTATAGAAATGAATATCTTAGTCGTTCATAACTGAAATCGCTGGAACTGGACATTGAAGGTTCTTCATTTTTTGACTGATCAATGTAGCTTCAGCTTGGTAGCCCTTACGAATCAATGTGTCTTTAGATTGGTCCACGACAGATTTTACGTAAGTGTTTCCGTTTAACTGCGTGTTGCCACGGCATGCGTGCATCACAGAAGTGTCCATTTTAGCGTCTAGGACTGGATCAATCATGTCACAGAAGAATTGAATTGCTCCGACGTGATCAATTGCTGCCGCCCAATCCAACCATGCAGATTCTAAATTTTGACACATGATTTCGTGTTCACGAGAACCCACTGGAAGCTCGCGTAAGTTGATATTGCCAAGAGCTTGGGAAATTTTATGACTTTCCTCTTGCATCTTATGATCAATAACCATGTGACCAGTATTCAATACTTTATAATGCTGTCCGCGACCCGCAGGAGTTAAGCTATAAGACCCACGACGAACTTCTCTCATACCAGTTAGGAACGCTGATACTGCTTGATCATGCATTTTCTTTGTATGATCAATCCACGCAAGTACCGGCGGTTTTCCAAAGCTCCATGAACTTCTTGAGCCAAAAAGACCTGATTTCAAGTTGGTCATACGCTGAGCAAGTTCAGATCTATCAATGATCGAGTTGTCTTTAGCAAGTTCTTGCATAGCTTTTTCAACGCGTTTGATAGTTAACTTTTCTTGTTCAATACGTTGGAACTGTGCGCTCCACTGACGGTATTCAGTGTTACGTGTTAATTCTGATTCTAAATCGTTATTTGATTTAGCTATCACTGCAGAAGTCATCAAAGATGCTTGGCGTGCGCCATTGATCCAAGATCTACCAGCTTGTGCACAATAGGCTAGGTTCTCGCGGCTTTCATAAGCAATAGCAGCGTAGTGAGTAACTCTTTGCATAGAGTTTGTGTGTAACGTGCGCATTGAAGTTGCTTGAAGTTTTTGTGTACGATCACCTTGTTCAGTGGCTCGCTCTAAATTGTTAAACACAGATGCCGGGAAAGTTCTTCCGTCTCGTGCCCAATTCACAAGCTCATTAGCAAGTGTACAGACCATCAAATCATCACTGTTTTGCGCGATTTGATTTTCGATCATATTGATATCGGCAGTATCGTTTCTTAGCTGTTCCGCAATAGAAGAGTTTACCTTCATCGCGGTGTCGCGATACTTCAATAGTGCGGTAAGTTCGCGCGAAGGGTTAGAAAATTTTGCGTTATAGAGATCAACACTTTGCTCTAGCTCAGCAGTGATGCGATCAATTTTTCCACTCTGGGCAAGTTGCATAAAGCGCACTTTACGGGCCACTTTCGTGAACTGACACGTGTTCTGAAGAACCGCTTTTCTATGTTCAGCGTTGGACATGTCGAGAGTGTTTTGTTCAATCATCTTGGCAATAGCAGAAATACCACTTGTCGCAACAACACCACCTAATACGAAAGGAAGAGCTGGAGCCATGGCGGCACTCATAGATACAGCAAGTAACGCAAATGGAGCAATACCGTTAATTACGTCGTTGAGTGCAAGAAGAACTTTACCTGTCGACATTGTTTGGCGACCGCACTTGGAGTTGAGAAAATTATTATTGTTAACAATATCACCCAAGTTTCCTACGGCAGCTAGAGCTGCAGTCATTGTTTGATCCACTTGGCCTGGATTGACTGCCGCTGCGTCAGGGCTATTCATGAAGGCTTGGAGAAAGGCCACGCTATCTTTGATAGTGTTACCGTTTTCCTCAATGGCTTTTGCTGAAGGACTGCCAGTACACTCCGGGGAGGATTTAACTTCTTTATTAAGTGAATCAATAGCAGCCAGTAATTCCGCATGAGGGCGATTATCAAAAAGAGGACAGCTATAAGCTTCGGGAACTCGCGCTGTACCCATACGAAGATTATTATTCGAGGTCACCGCTTTAGGAGGTTTTGCTTGGGCTGTAGAACTTGGATTTGAAGAACCGCCACCAGAGTTTTGTGTGGCAGAAGGAACGGTGAAGTTCGTTCGAACGACATTTTCCTCTTCTTTTGCTGAAGACGAAGTTGTGGGAAGACCCATAGACATCGCCATCGCAGTTGATGGTATTTGCTGAATGGTGAAGTTAGCTGCTATAGCAACCACCATCGTGTTTCTTAAGACATTCCTAAAAGTCATACATGCTCCAGTGTTTAACTTTTTGCCAAGTTCCTTTTTTTGCGTTCCAAACTGAGTCAGTCTCAAACTTTGCTCGTCCCTAACTTATTGAAAAGACTTGCTCGCTCGATCCTAAATCCTTTATTCCCGCTAATTCACTGGGGGGAGTTGCAAGGTTGATGCTCAAAATGAGACGGCACTGATCTGCCTTCATACATATATATAGATGTGCAGAATATCGTCACGGTTGCGCCGAAGCCTGTCACTTGTTGAGTTTCTAGCCATGAAAGCCTTGTCAGATTCTTCCTATCTCCAAATTAATGGGACTTCGCTCGCTAAAGATGGAACGCTCTTTGTATATCCCATTAACAAGGATGCTTATGAGGATATTGATAATACTTACTTCATTACTAACGTTTTCAATGGTGGCTCAAGCCAAGGTTGATTTGAAATCAACTAAGCGCTTAATCGTGCCCGTGGATAACGTCACTCCTCGCATCACTCAGAAAGACGTGGCGAAGGTGGTTCCTCTGGATTTGAAACAAGGTGATAGCCAATCCACTGTTATTACTCGTATCGCCGATCGCGGATTCGGATTGTGGTTTAAATCTATCAAAGACACTTCGATTGGAAGATTGGCAGAGACTGCTCAAGAAAGACTTAAGACAGATATCGAAATTACACCTTCTGAAGATGAAGGAATTCGACATAAGTTTTCTTTTAAATTTGAAGCCTTTCAAGCAATGGCTAAAGTCGAGTACACCGGTTGGATGAACGCTGAAATCAATTTCGATGCAAAATCTGCTGAAACAGATATTCAACTCAAGGACAAAGTTTTTGACAACAAGGACTTGATAGTTAGTCACAAGAATACCAAAGAGCAGGCCCTTTCAATGATTGGCCTTGCGTGGTCTTGGTAAGAAGTCTTACCCTTAATTCATGAATAAAAAAATAGTATTTGTCGCAGGTAAAAGAACTCCTTTTGGAGCATTTGGTGGATCTTTAAAAGACGTTACGGCAACGGAGCTTGGTGTGATTGCTGCCAAGGGAACGCTTGAACAAGCAGGTGTTTCTGCGGAAAAAGTGGACCATGTTGTTTTCGGAAACGTTATTCAATCAAGTGCAGATGCCGCTTATCTTCCCAGACATATTGGATTAAAGACGGGTGTGCCAGTGAGTGTTGGCGCCCTTGCAGTAAATCGTCTTTGCGGTAGCGGGTTTCAATCATGGGTGAATGCAGCCCAAATGATTGAGTGCGGAGAAGCTTCTGTTGTTTTAGCTGGTGGTGTTGAGCAGATGTCTTTAATTCCCTATGTTGCACGCAAAGTTCGCTTTGATGGAATGCGTATGGGGAATTTTGAGTTAGAAGATCTCATGACTTCGGCTTTGACGGATGCTTATGCACAAATGCCAATGGCATTGACGGCAGAAAAACTGGGGGATCAGTATGGAATCACTCGTGAACAGAGTGATAAGTATGCCCTTCAGTCACAAAGTCGTTTTAAAGAGGCTTTCGATAAAGGATATTTTGAAGAAGAAATCACTCCGGTGACAATCTCTTCAAAGAAGGGTGATGTTCTTATTAAAACTGATGAACATCCAAAGCCTGATTCTACTTACGAAAAAATTAGCACTTTAAAATCCATCTTCAAAAAAGACGGTCTTGTAACGGCGGCTTCTGCTTCCGGTATTGTGGATGGGGCGGCTTGTTCTTTATTGATGAGCGAAGACAAGGCAAAGGAACTGGGTTTAAAACCTCTGGCTCGTATCGTAAGTTATGCTTCTGTGGGATGTGATCCAACAGTGATGGGAATAGGTCCAGCCGGAGCGGCTCGTAAAGCACTAGAGAAGGCGGGTCTTAAACTTGAGGACATGGATCTTGTGGAGGTCAATGAAGCCTTTGCAGCCCAGTATCTAGCTGTTGAAAAAGAACTTAAATTGAATCCTGCAAAGACAAACGTGAATGGTGGTGCGATTGCTGTCGGTCATCCACTAGGAGCTTCTGGAACGCGCATTATGAATCACCTCGTGTATGAGCTCAAGCGTCGCGGTGGTAAGTATGCTCTGGGCTCTGCTTGTATTGGTGGCGGACAGGGAATTGCTATCATTATTGAAGCGATGTAGATTCAATTGAATGTCATTGTCTAAATAAAAATGGCGAGTGATGAACTCGCCATTTTCTATTTTTTAGTTATACAATAATGTTCTCAGAGCAATCTTTATTAATACTCATGAGCCCCTATGTCTATTTTGATCCCGTTGGATCGAGATGTATTGCCGTAGGCCACTGTGCCCACAATACCAGTGGGAAGCATTTTACCAGTTCCAGCAGTGGGTGAGTTTGGTAGAGGCCTGAAGTCTCCATCGGGCTCACCCACCATCAAGGGCTTTGCAAAGGCTCCATTGGTTTCAAAGCCAGCGGCTTTGAAATCTGCAAAGGTAGTGTAGCTTTGGCCATTCAGTCTCCACAAAGGTGTTTTACCTGGCGCGAGATAGTATAGATTATTATCGAAATTAATTCCTGTGTTACTCGTCCCTGTCTGCTTTACAAGAATAGGGGAGGTTTCGGCGTAAAAAATATTATTCCAAATATTTACATTGGTATTTCGGTGTTGAAGATGGATTTCGCCGAAAGAGCCACCGCTGTTATGAAGATCGTTATTGAAAAAGGTATTATTCACTATATGACAATCAACGCAGCCACTGCGAGTCGCTGTGTAGCCGCCAAAGACAATGCCACTGAGTTTGCTTTTTGAGATAATATTGTTTCTAACGATGACATTGTTACTAAAGAAATTACCAGGTTTTTCACTTGATAATTCAATCCCCCAGTCATTCCCCTCGAGGCGATTGAGTTCAATAATAATATCTTTTCCGCCATCGACATAAATTCCCACTGCCCCAGGCTCGCCAGCATAGGAAGGATTCGCTAAGGACGTGGAGTTAAGAATTGTATTGCTTCGAACAATTCCATTGCGAGCTCGATTAAGTTCCGTTGGACAAGAACTGCAGGTATCTTCGTATCCGATAATATCAATTCCGATATTATTATTGTCATGTAAGTAATTTCCTTCGATCAGGAAACCTTCCACATTGCCATTAACAGCTATGGTCTCTGACCAACCTGTTTCGAGATTTGAGATTTGATTATTAAGTATTCTGACATTCTTCAAACCTAAGGCATCGGTACCTTGCACCAGAATGCCAAGCGCATTGCCATCAACGTGAGACTGGCGAATATCGCGAATTTTCAGGTTTTGCAGAGTGATGTTTTGTCCGTGGCCTGTGACTAGGATACCTATTGGTTCTAAGTCTTTTGCGGAGGTGGTAATATCAGATATTTCAAAGCCATCGATTATAATATTCGATGCGTTTGAAATGCGTATGACAGGGAAGATATCGTCTATTGGGTGAGTTGTCGGAAACTTTAGATGTGCTATTTCGCCCGAATAGTTTTTAAAGACTATCGGTAGATTTTCCTTTCCGGATTCAGTTATAGAGAATATCTCTTCGTATTGCCCTCCACGTACGATGATCGTATCACCTGCTGTTGCCTCTGATGCTGCGAATGTCAGAGTTTTCCAAGGATTGGTGAAGGACCCTTCGTTGGCGTCACTTCCGGCTGTCGATACATAGAAGGTTCCGCCAAGGCGATTGGTGTTTAGAACCGGAGTCTGAGCTAAATCCATTGTCCAAACAAAGTTAAAATTCCAGCCGTTAAAGGTAGAGGGAATTTGTAGTTCAGCTAAAGTTTTGGCTTCGACCATATTGATTCCATTAACAGGACTAGCTGTTGCAGTAGCTTTATAATAATTATTTATATAAGTCGAAGCGGCTCCAAATTCTTTTCCCAAAAAACCCTTAACCTCCGTTCGCAAAGCTGTCGAGGAAGTATAAAAATAAGAAACTTTACCAGCTTCAGACACCCCAATTCCCGTTCCCGTGGAGTCTAACCAGTCGTTGCTAACATCTCCCGAAGAATACGAGTTGATGATTTCCGAATTGTTCAAATATCCAACGAATCCCCCAATTGCAAATCCGCCATCTGAGCATTGAATCTTTCCTGTGGCGGATGACTTAGCTATGAAACTAGATTCAGCGTTTCCTACTAAGCCTCCTGCGAACCCTGTCGTCGTCGAGACATTCCCAGTTGCGGAAATAGCTTTGATATTTGAGCTGTTGATCGCTCCAAAGGCGCCTCCCAAGTACTCTTTAGCATCAATGTTCCCACTGGCACTGCTCTTTTTAGCATCACACCGTGTGAGTTGACCGACAAGGCCCCCGATATATGTATTTCGAGGCGCTACACTAAAAGGAAAAGAAATGCTCGACGTATTATCTGAAAAACTAAGGCAGCCGGGTTCGGAGCCAGGAGCTGTGATTTGTCCAGCAATTCCTCCTGAGTATTGGCGTTGAATTATGGAACCCGAGCTTCGGTTAAAGTTAATCGTGGATTGCTTAAGAATGCCGACGATACCACCAATGTGAGTACCTACGGATCCTGCCACGGAAATACTGACGGTGTTATCGTTGATGATGGAAAGCTTTTCAACAAAACCCGCAATACCGCCAAACCATTGTGGTGTCGTCCCAGTGGGAGTCATCGTCAGATTTGTCACAATGTTTTTATCTAGCTCTGCATTGATCGCGTAACCAGCAATCGTTCCTACGTATTTATTCCCTTGGATTGTGGCATTTTCAACATGGATGTTTGAAACACGTGCTACGGTATTCAATGAATCATCAACTCCAGCAGATCCTATAATGCCGACATAGGAGGTTCCCGTCAGAGAAATATCTCTAAACTTTAGATTTTTTATAACACCATTAAAGCAGCCAAACACACCAGCGTAGGTGGTACCATTGATGGTGATATTGGAAAGTTCGTTATTGTTGCCGTCAATTTCTCCAGTAAACTGCGCAATCGAACACGAATCACCACCGATACGAGATACTGGAATAGAATTAAAATTTAGACTTTCTAAAATCGTGAAGGATTTATTCCAATCAGAAGCCTGGCTTCCGATTCGATTGAATTGAGTCGGAGAACAAATGATAAATGGATCTAACTTACTCCCTGTTCCTCTAGCATACCCAGTGGCTGCAAGGTCGCTGCTGTCGCAAGTTCTGCGCAAAGCATAGCTTAATTTTACCGAAGAGCATTCAGAGGTCACGCCATTGATGGACTGATTGGCATAATACTCATACTGTCCATCGCTTGATAGCGATAAGGAAATAGTGGCCGAGTTCTGAATCTCTGGCGCTGAACCAGCGACACTAGGAGAAAGACAGCCTGGAGCAGAGTAGAAAGTGACGAGGCTATTCTTCACGATGCTCTGAGCGGCAATTTGAATATCAGGAACTACTCCGACATCACTTAGTCCCAGCGGGGAAGTAAGAGCAGTGATCTTTGGCGGAAGGTAAGAGTAGGTAAGGGGGGCGGATGTACAAGTAGAAGTTTTGGAATCCTTTGTCTGTAGGGCATAGAAATTATATTTACCAAAGTCTTCTAAAGTTAAAGTGAACACAGTGGTTCCAGAGGGAGTGCTTTTTGATTCTAAAGAATGAAGGCACAGAGGATCAGAGAATAACTGAATACTAGCGCCTGGGCTTCCATCTGCTTGGATTTCAATTGCGGCCGTGTTCGAGGCACTCTGAGAGGGGGTGTTGAGCTTCAGACTGACTGGAGAAATGTCATTAATTGGATTCTTTGAATACTGAAAGTCAATTTGACCAAGACAGCCCGAGATGAAGACTGCACAACACACATACCAGAGATTTTTCAGATATTTCATAGGGACCTCAGATTAAATAATATCTGAGGAGTGTATACGTGTCGTGCTCATTTTGTTTTTGTTGACTCGATTTGAGACCAAAGGAAAGCGTAACTAAACAAAAGTTAATGCTTTTGAGTTTTGCTCAGATTCATTGCTGCCTGAAAGGCTAGGAAGCTAAGGAGTGATGGCTCAGGCCATCACTCCTTAGGGTATTAAGAAAGCTTCAAATTTTTTAAAACTTGTTCACCGATTTGGATATTTTCTGGAGCGAGATAGATGCGATCGATGATACGAGCACCTTCATAGCGTTGGAAAATCTCCGTCGTTTGACTAATCGGCGCTGGTGAAGACCAGCGATCGTATTGATCAACTACATAAATCTGTAAAGCACGTTCTTCCGGAGAAGCCGTATGATATTTTGAAAGACGCGCTTTGGAAGAAGTTCTAATAACTTCGAGTCCTTCTTTTTCCAAGGCTTCTTTGATTTTCTCAGGTTGTTCAGACTCTGAAGTGTTGTGCTGCTCGATAAGAACTTTAAAAGGTCTTCGTTCTGCAATTCTTCGCGCCCAAGGATTTTCAGCTTGAGTGAGATGTTCATGCAGGCGGTAGTCATTGTATTTCGTGTACTCGTCAATTTTTCCTGGCAGTACGAATGTACAATCCGGAGATGTTAAATAGCGATTGAGCATCTCTTCATAGATGATGCTCTTGTGATGACAGTAGACCATTAAGTGCATGTGATGGCGCGAGATCAAGAAATCATCGAAAGAATAAAGTGCGCGGCGGTTTAGCGCCAAGTACATTTTATTTTCACGTCTATGGAAGGTCATGTTTTGAATCAACCAAGCCGTGTCGATTTTTCCATAGTTTGTTCCACAGAAGTAACTATCTCTTTCAAGATAATCCATGCGATCCACATCGAGTTCACTGCTGACTAGTTGGCTCAGGATGGGTCTGAAGTCGACACCGCCATCCACAAAGAAATCATCAGGGCAGTGCAGGGCCTTATCAATTAAACAAGCAACGTGAATCGGAAGAATGTCAGGAAATTGTTTTTCAATTGTTTCAGAGATTTGTGAATCAGTGACGTACTTAATCGTATAGTCTTCATGATTCGCACGACGATTGTGATTCATCACCGTGTGTGCTTCATCGCCGTACTGTTCTTGCTCTTTATAAAGCTTGATCTCTAGTTCAGAAAGGTGAGGCATGACTTGTTCAGTGGTGTGACTTAAAGGTCCATGGCCCACGTCATGAAGAAGAGCCCCTAATCGTAGGACTTGGCGAAAACGCGTTTTTACCGAGGGACGAGAAAATGGATAGACCTTGAAAATGGCATCAAAAGTTTGTCCCGCTAGGTGACCTACGCCGACAGAGTGAATGTAACGATTGTGGGTAGCACCTGGGAAACTAAACTCAGCGTATCCTAATTGTTTGATAGCGCGCAGGCGTTGGTACTCAGCCGTATCTAAAACAGCAACTTCTTGCTCGGAATAAAATAATGATCCGTGGACAGGGTCTCTAATTTCCATAATCTCTCCTTAGGAGGTGCGCGCACTGTAAGAAGCCTCTGGTCTATAGAAACTTAAGGCCCCTTGGAGGTTAGATATTCATTCTAAAAGGAAAGATGTCAACGAATCCAATGAAACAATGAAGAAGCTTCTAAATGTCTCTAGGTCTAGTTGGAAGTGCTTCAAAAAGAACCTAGATCTGGGGTTTCATTGGACGCATAAAATCTAATTTCCGATAGCGTAGATCAGGCTTCCACCCTTAATACGATCAATGACGGAACGATGATTGGCCTGAGAAACGGCGGGGCATCCCCAGCTTCTTCCTTGGACGATATTTTGATCCTGTACGTAACTTGCTCCATGAACAACGATGGCTCTAGAGCGAGCTTGAGAGTTCGTGGAAGACAAACCGTCGAGGCGCAACGAGTACCCATTGCTGCCACTATAGGTCTCCGCAGTTTTATAGAAACCTAAAGAGGTTGCATTAGAACCAGAGACATTACTAAACTTTTCGGCGTATCCATCATGATTGCTATCAGACCCTTTACCATGGGAGACGTGCAGAGAGTTCACCGCTCCTGTTTTTAAATCTATAAAGAACCAGCGTTTTTCAGAAGAGCGTTTGCGATAGTCGATGATAGACAGGACGTTCTGATTTTTAAAAGAGGCTTTGTTCTTATGAAAATAGATAACGGCGTCTTCTAGAGCAGCCGTGGGCACTAATTGATTAGGATCAAGGTAATCATAAAGAGAAAGAATTTGTTCTCTCTCGCTAGCAGGTGGTGGCGGAGTTTCGACAATGTTTTCTTCACTGTCTGGCTCTTCGATAACTCCGGCAGACGTGTTGTCGTCGTTGGGAAGAGTTGATGCAGGTTCATTATTTGGATCATCCGGCAAACTGACAAGTCCCGGTCCGCAGGCAGAGAGAGTGAAGGCTACTAAGAGAGAAGTAAGTATTTTAATGGGTAGTTTCATGTCGATCCTCCATGGAAAGATAGAGGGCGCATCGACACATCACTGCGAAATCTTAAGAATAGGAATTTGTGTGAGAGTTTTATACAGGACTCTTGGACAGAGTGATTTTCTTTTAGCCGTTCTTCTATATATAGAGGTTTCTTTTTACGCTCTATTTTTCCTGTGTATGCCTTCAGCCACTCTTTATTGCTTTAAAAAACTTGAGACATGTTGAAACGCTCTATTGTGTATATATTCGAGAAGAGCACTTTAGGAGCGAGTCCTTAGCCTAGTTTTGTAAAAAAATGAGACGTATCACTTTAGGAATTTCTCACAGCTCCGATGAGTGAAATAAGAAATGAATCACCCATTCGCACCAAGTAGGTGCACTGAGTTTCAAGGATCGAAACTCAGCAAATCTTCAAGGAGGAGGAATTATGGGTTTAAGAATTAATACGAACACGGCTTCGTTAAATGCCCAAAGGGTTCTATGGGGAACCAAAATCGGTCTTGATAAGAGCATGGAAAAGCTTGCATCAGGTTTCCGAATCAACAGAGCAGGGGATGATGCTGCTGGCCTAGCGATCTCTGAGAACTTAAAAGCTCAGGTAAGAGGTCTTAAGCAAGCTTCTCGAAACGCTCAAGATGGTATTTCTCTAGTACAAGTTGCAGAGGGTGCCATGAATGAAATCTCTTCAATCTTAATTCGTCTGAGAGAGTTATCAGTGCAGGCGGCTTCTGACACGGTTGGGCCGACTGAGAGACAATTCCTCAACGTCGAGTATGATCAGCTCGTATCTGAAATTGATCGTATCTCTGAAGGTACAGAGTTTAACGGAACTCAACTTTTAGCAGGTGTGGGTTCAATTCTAGATTTCCAAGTAGGAACTAGAAATAATCCAGAAATTGATAGAATTTCTTTTGATGCTTCTAAAGCAGACGCGAACTCTGCAGCACTGGGTGTAAATCTAACATCAGTTGCTGACAAAGCTTCGGCGCAAAATGCTCTAGCAGCTATTGATACAGCGATCGTGAGTGTTTCTGCAATGAGAGCAGACTTCGGTGCGATCCAGAATCGTTTGCAATCTACGATTTCAAACATTCAAGTTTCAGTAGAGAATATGTCAGCTGCCAACTCTCGTATCAGAGATGTGGATGTAGCTGAAGAGACATCTGAAATGACTAGAAATAATATCTTGTTGCAAGCAGGTACTAGCGTACTAGCACAAGCGAACCAACAAGCAAATACAGCACTAGGACTCTTGAACAAGTCATTCTCTTAATCGAGAGTGACCTAGGTTCCCGATCTTAATCTTCAAGATCAAGATCACCCTTCAGCCCGATGACACAATAGTGAAGTCGGGCCGAGTGTTACCCCGAAGCTCTGTTAAAAAGAGCTGACTATATTGATCTGTTTCCTGCGATCGAAGCCGCCATTGCGGCGGCTTCATTTTTCTACGAAGCACAAAAGAGAGTGGCGCATCTATTGCCAAGAACTCGATGTGTGTGAAGAGGATTAAATCCTCGATTCTTTTTGATTGAATGCTTTGTCTAAGTGACAAGTGTAGCGTTCATCTCTTCAAACTTTTTCAGTTCACGTTTCAGCAAAAAAATAAAATAAAAAACAAAAACTAGACTCAAGCAAGTTTATATTTTTTCCGAAAAGTAAATAGGAACTTCATATCGCAAGTTCTGATTTTATTAATTAACAGGTGCACGGATCGCGCCTTATGCCAATGGATGGCAATTATTCAGGGAGGAAGAGGAAGATGCACGGAGGATAGAATGGGATTAAGAATCGGTACAAACGTAGCAGCATTAAACGCGCAAAAAAATCTGTATATGACGCAGCTAAATTCAAATAGATCCATGGCAAGACTTGCTTCTGGATTTAGAATTAACCAAGCTGCCGACGACGCTGCCGGACTTGCGATCAGTGAGAACTTAAAAGGTCAAATTAGAGGACTTCGCCAAGCCAATCGAAATGCCAACGACGGTATTTCTTTAGTGCAGGTGGCTGAAGGAAGTTTGAACGAAGTTTCTAATATGTTAATTCGTCTTAGAGAATTAGGAGTTCAAGCATCTTCCGATACGATCGGAGACACTGAGAG carries:
- a CDS encoding YwoF, with the protein product MKYLKNLWYVCCAVFISGCLGQIDFQYSKNPINDISPVSLKLNTPSQSASNTAAIEIQADGSPGASIQLFSDPLCLHSLESKSTPSGTTVFTLTLEDFGKYNFYALQTKDSKTSTCTSAPLTYSYLPPKITALTSPLGLSDVGVVPDIQIAAQSIVKNSLVTFYSAPGCLSPSVAGSAPEIQNSATISLSLSSDGQYEYYANQSINGVTSECSSVKLSYALRRTCDSSDLAATGYARGTGSKLDPFIICSPTQFNRIGSQASDWNKSFTILESLNFNSIPVSRIGGDSCSIAQFTGEIDGNNNELSNITINGTTYAGVFGCFNGVIKNLKFRDISLTGTSYVGIIGSAGVDDSLNTVARVSNIHVENATIQGNKYVGTIAGYAINAELDKNIVTNLTMTPTGTTPQWFGGIAGFVEKLSIINDNTVSISVAGSVGTHIGGIVGILKQSTINFNRSSGSIIQRQYSGGIAGQITAPGSEPGCLSFSDNTSSISFPFSVAPRNTYIGGLVGQLTRCDAKKSSASGNIDAKEYLGGAFGAINSSNIKAISATGNVSTTTGFAGGLVGNAESSFIAKSSATGKIQCSDGGFAIGGFVGYLNNSEIINSYSSGDVSNDWLDSTGTGIGVSEAGKVSYFYTSSTALRTEVKGFLGKEFGAASTYINNYYKATATASPVNGINMVEAKTLAELQIPSTFNGWNFNFVWTMDLAQTPVLNTNRLGGTFYVSTAGSDANEGSFTNPWKTLTFAASEATAGDTIIVRGGQYEEIFSITESGKENLPIVFKNYSGEIAHLKFPTTHPIDDIFPVIRISNASNIIIDGFEISDITTSAKDLEPIGILVTGHGQNITLQNLKIRDIRQSHVDGNALGILVQGTDALGLKNVRILNNQISNLETGWSETIAVNGNVEGFLIEGNYLHDNNNIGIDIIGYEDTCSSCPTELNRARNGIVRSNTILNSTSLANPSYAGEPGAVGIYVDGGKDIIIELNRLEGNDWGIELSSEKPGNFFSNNVIVRNNIISKSKLSGIVFGGYTATRSGCVDCHIVNNTFFNNDLHNSGGSFGEIHLQHRNTNVNIWNNIFYAETSPILVKQTGTSNTGINFDNNLYYLAPGKTPLWRLNGQSYTTFADFKAAGFETNGAFAKPLMVGEPDGDFRPLPNSPTAGTGKMLPTGIVGTVAYGNTSRSNGIKIDIGAHEY
- a CDS encoding acetyl-CoA acetyltransferase (COG0183 Acetyl-CoA acetyltransferase) — encoded protein: MNKKIVFVAGKRTPFGAFGGSLKDVTATELGVIAAKGTLEQAGVSAEKVDHVVFGNVIQSSADAAYLPRHIGLKTGVPVSVGALAVNRLCGSGFQSWVNAAQMIECGEASVVLAGGVEQMSLIPYVARKVRFDGMRMGNFELEDLMTSALTDAYAQMPMALTAEKLGDQYGITREQSDKYALQSQSRFKEAFDKGYFEEEITPVTISSKKGDVLIKTDEHPKPDSTYEKISTLKSIFKKDGLVTAASASGIVDGAACSLLMSEDKAKELGLKPLARIVSYASVGCDPTVMGIGPAGAARKALEKAGLKLEDMDLVEVNEAFAAQYLAVEKELKLNPAKTNVNGGAIAVGHPLGASGTRIMNHLVYELKRRGGKYALGSACIGGGQGIAIIIEAM
- a CDS encoding flagellin (COG1344 Flagellin and related hook-associated proteins); amino-acid sequence: MGLRINTNTASLNAQRVLWGTKIGLDKSMEKLASGFRINRAGDDAAGLAISENLKAQVRGLKQASRNAQDGISLVQVAEGAMNEISSILIRLRELSVQAASDTVGPTERQFLNVEYDQLVSEIDRISEGTEFNGTQLLAGVGSILDFQVGTRNNPEIDRISFDASKADANSAALGVNLTSVADKASAQNALAAIDTAIVSVSAMRADFGAIQNRLQSTISNIQVSVENMSAANSRIRDVDVAEETSEMTRNNILLQAGTSVLAQANQQANTALGLLNKSFS
- a CDS encoding putative hydrolase (COG1078 HD superfamily phosphohydrolases), with product MEIRDPVHGSLFYSEQEVAVLDTAEYQRLRAIKQLGYAEFSFPGATHNRYIHSVGVGHLAGQTFDAIFKVYPFSRPSVKTRFRQVLRLGALLHDVGHGPLSHTTEQVMPHLSELEIKLYKEQEQYGDEAHTVMNHNRRANHEDYTIKYVTDSQISETIEKQFPDILPIHVACLIDKALHCPDDFFVDGGVDFRPILSQLVSSELDVDRMDYLERDSYFCGTNYGKIDTAWLIQNMTFHRRENKMYLALNRRALYSFDDFLISRHHMHLMVYCHHKSIIYEEMLNRYLTSPDCTFVLPGKIDEYTKYNDYRLHEHLTQAENPWARRIAERRPFKVLIEQHNTSESEQPEKIKEALEKEGLEVIRTSSKARLSKYHTASPEERALQIYVVDQYDRWSSPAPISQTTEIFQRYEGARIIDRIYLAPENIQIGEQVLKNLKLS